Proteins encoded in a region of the Streptomyces sp. NBC_00258 genome:
- a CDS encoding glycoside hydrolase family 43 protein, which yields MSWLDQPHSRRKALGTASGLAVGAALPGTAATQATAHAATPKSSAASYTNPVLWQDFADIDIIRVGNAYYYSASTMHYSPGAPILRSYDLVNWEFAGHSVPVLDFGSKYDLNGARGYVRGIWASSLAYRPSNRTFYWLGQIDFARTYIYTATAVEGPWNRLTTISTAYYDAGLLVDTDDTLYVAYGNTTISVAQLSADGRTQVRAQQVFSTPSSVGTLEGARFYRINGNYYIFLTRPANGQYILKSTSGPFGPYTMRQVLLDLRGPVTGGGVPHQGGLVQTQSGAWYYLAFVDAYPGGRIPVLAPVAWTSDGWPVVQLVNGAWGTSYPSPVVPNPPRQVTPMTGVDTFDGTALKPKWEWNHNPDNSRWAVGNGLTLRTATVTNDLYWARNTLTHRVQGPTSTATIQLDHSTMRDGDRAGLALLRDSSAWVGVKRDGGATRVVMVNGLTMDSSWNTTGTGTEMAGANISGGRVWLRANADIRPGAARPGTFSYSTDGTNFVRLGPAFTMGNSWQFFMGHRFALFNHATQALGGSVRVERFELSVP from the coding sequence ATGTCATGGCTCGATCAACCTCATAGTCGCCGCAAGGCACTGGGCACGGCGAGCGGCCTGGCCGTGGGAGCCGCTCTGCCCGGCACCGCGGCCACGCAGGCAACGGCCCACGCGGCGACGCCGAAGTCCTCGGCCGCGTCGTACACCAACCCCGTGCTCTGGCAGGACTTCGCGGACATCGACATCATCCGCGTCGGCAACGCCTACTACTACTCGGCCTCGACGATGCACTACTCGCCGGGGGCGCCCATCCTCCGCTCGTACGACCTGGTCAACTGGGAGTTCGCCGGCCACTCGGTGCCGGTGCTGGACTTCGGGTCCAAGTACGACCTGAACGGCGCCCGCGGCTACGTCCGGGGCATCTGGGCGTCCTCACTCGCCTATCGCCCGAGCAACCGGACGTTCTACTGGCTCGGCCAGATCGACTTCGCCAGGACGTACATCTACACCGCGACCGCCGTCGAGGGCCCCTGGAACAGACTGACCACGATCAGTACCGCGTACTACGACGCGGGGCTCCTCGTCGACACCGACGACACCCTGTACGTGGCGTACGGCAACACCACCATCAGCGTGGCCCAGCTCTCCGCGGACGGACGCACCCAGGTCCGCGCCCAGCAGGTCTTCAGTACGCCGTCGAGCGTCGGCACCCTGGAGGGCGCACGCTTCTACAGGATCAACGGGAACTACTACATCTTCCTGACCCGTCCGGCCAACGGCCAGTACATCCTCAAGTCGACGAGCGGTCCCTTCGGGCCCTACACGATGCGGCAGGTGCTCCTCGACCTGCGCGGACCGGTCACCGGCGGCGGGGTCCCGCACCAGGGCGGACTCGTCCAGACGCAGAGCGGGGCCTGGTACTACCTGGCGTTCGTGGACGCGTACCCCGGTGGCCGGATCCCCGTCCTGGCGCCGGTCGCGTGGACCTCGGACGGCTGGCCCGTCGTGCAACTCGTCAACGGCGCCTGGGGTACGTCGTATCCCAGCCCCGTCGTCCCGAACCCGCCCCGGCAGGTCACCCCGATGACCGGCGTCGACACGTTCGACGGAACGGCGCTCAAGCCGAAGTGGGAGTGGAACCACAACCCGGACAACAGCCGATGGGCCGTCGGCAACGGTCTGACCCTCAGGACCGCGACCGTCACCAACGACCTGTACTGGGCCCGGAACACGCTCACCCACCGCGTCCAGGGGCCCACGTCCACCGCCACGATCCAGCTCGACCACTCCACGATGCGCGACGGCGACCGGGCGGGGCTCGCGCTGCTGCGTGACTCGTCGGCGTGGGTCGGCGTCAAGCGGGACGGCGGTGCGACGAGGGTCGTCATGGTCAACGGGCTGACCATGGACAGCAGTTGGAACACCACCGGCACCGGTACGGAGATGGCGGGCGCCAACATCTCCGGGGGCCGCGTCTGGCTGCGCGCGAACGCCGACATCCGCCCCGGGGCAGCCCGGCCGGGGACCTTCTCCTACAGCACCGACGGCACCAACTTCGTCCGCCTGGGGCCCGCTTTCACCATGGGCAACAGCTGGCAGTTCTTCATGGGCCATCGATTCGCCCTCTTCAACCACGCCACTCAGGCGCTCGGCGGTTCTGTCCGCGTCGAGCGCTTCGAGCTGTCCGTGCCCTGA
- a CDS encoding non-reducing end alpha-L-arabinofuranosidase family hydrolase, translated as MPALVHGLRPLGLAMSLLAVPTRSYSAPPPKESAAAAQLPSSFRWSSSGKLISPKPDASHSVVSVKDPTAVRANGKWHVFMTTANTAGSWSLAYTSFTPQSWSAPRTFQNAAPSGTLDYWTICDSAMCYLFSADDNGHVYRSETTVGEFPGGFRNTRLVLQDSKFALFEGGAVYRVQGTNTYLLLWESIGGDGRRYYRSFTAQGLTGQWQPLAATEANPFARATNVTFPSGAWTRDISHGELVRAGNDQTMTINPCRLQFLYQGLNPSAGGDYAQLPYRLGLLTQTNSS; from the coding sequence ATGCCCGCACTCGTTCACGGTTTACGCCCGCTGGGCCTGGCGATGTCGCTGCTCGCCGTTCCCACGCGGTCGTACTCCGCTCCGCCCCCGAAGGAATCGGCGGCCGCTGCGCAACTTCCGAGCAGCTTCCGGTGGTCGTCCAGCGGGAAGCTGATCTCTCCGAAGCCAGACGCGAGCCACTCCGTCGTCTCGGTCAAGGATCCGACGGCGGTTCGGGCGAACGGCAAGTGGCACGTCTTCATGACGACCGCGAACACCGCCGGGTCCTGGAGCCTGGCCTACACGAGCTTCACCCCGCAGAGCTGGTCGGCGCCCAGGACGTTCCAGAACGCCGCCCCGTCGGGCACGCTCGACTACTGGACCATTTGCGACAGCGCCATGTGCTACCTGTTCTCCGCGGACGACAACGGCCATGTGTACCGCTCCGAGACCACCGTCGGCGAGTTCCCGGGCGGCTTCCGCAACACCCGACTCGTGCTCCAGGACTCCAAGTTCGCCCTGTTCGAGGGCGGCGCCGTCTATCGCGTACAGGGCACGAACACCTATCTGCTGCTGTGGGAGTCCATCGGCGGCGACGGCAGGCGGTACTACCGCTCCTTCACGGCCCAGGGACTCACCGGCCAGTGGCAGCCGCTGGCGGCCACCGAGGCCAATCCGTTCGCCCGCGCCACCAACGTGACGTTCCCCTCCGGCGCGTGGACCAGGGACATCAGCCACGGCGAACTCGTCCGCGCCGGCAACGACCAGACCATGACGATCAACCCCTGCCGTCTGCAGTTCCTCTACCAGGGCCTGAACCCCTCGGCCGGCGGCGACTACGCGCAACTCCCCTACCGGCTCGGTCTGTTGACCCAGACGAACAGCTCCTGA
- a CDS encoding SDR family oxidoreductase, producing the protein MKFAVIGGTGLIGSQVVTKLNEAGHDAVPHSQSTGVDVITGKGLEQAVEGADTVINLTNSPTFDEASPAFFQTSMDNLLAVAAKSDVQHFVILSIVGVDQVPELDYYRAKALQEDVLRAGPVPYSIVRATQFMEFVDAVLSWTTDGDTVRLPSTPIQPIAAKDVAAEVAEVAAGSPLRGIHNIGGPDVFPLDELGRITLAAHPDGRTVTTDDSAGMFAAVRGDVLVAPKDAHIAPTRYTDWLS; encoded by the coding sequence ATGAAGTTCGCAGTGATCGGCGGTACCGGACTGATCGGTTCCCAGGTCGTCACGAAGCTGAACGAGGCCGGGCACGACGCGGTGCCCCACTCCCAGTCCACCGGAGTCGACGTCATCACGGGCAAGGGCCTGGAGCAGGCCGTGGAGGGCGCCGACACCGTCATCAACCTGACGAACTCCCCGACCTTCGACGAGGCGTCCCCGGCGTTCTTCCAGACCTCGATGGACAACCTCCTCGCGGTCGCCGCGAAGAGCGACGTCCAGCACTTCGTCATCCTCTCGATCGTCGGCGTGGACCAGGTGCCCGAGCTGGACTACTACCGGGCCAAGGCCCTGCAGGAGGACGTCCTCAGGGCCGGGCCGGTCCCCTACTCGATCGTCCGGGCCACCCAGTTCATGGAGTTCGTCGACGCGGTCCTGTCCTGGACCACGGACGGGGACACCGTCCGCCTGCCCAGCACACCGATCCAGCCGATCGCGGCCAAGGACGTCGCCGCCGAGGTCGCCGAGGTCGCCGCGGGCTCGCCCCTGCGGGGCATCCACAACATCGGCGGCCCCGACGTCTTCCCGCTCGACGAGCTCGGCCGGATCACGCTGGCCGCCCACCCGGACGGCCGCACGGTCACGACCGACGACAGCGCGGGCATGTTCGCGGCCGTCCGCGGTGACGTCCTCGTCGCCCCGAAGGACGCGCACATCGCGCCCACCCGCTACACCGACTGGCTCTCCTGA
- a CDS encoding non-reducing end alpha-L-arabinofuranosidase family hydrolase — protein sequence MNLLNRLGRRRALALGLLAAAVMVMPGTATAAPESPESPEVKASTLGAQAAQSGRYFGTAVAAGKLGDGTYSTILDREFNSVTPENEMKWDATERSRGSFTFGPADQIVNRATSRGQRVRGHTLVWHSQLPSWVSGITDANTLRGVMNNHITTVMNHYKGRIHSWDVVNEAFADGTGGQHRPSVFQNLLGDGFIEQAFRTARSADQAAKLCYNDYNIENWTAAKTQGVYRMVRDFKARGVPIDCVGFQAHFGTGGPPSNFQTTLANFAALGVDVQITELDIAQAPTAAYANTVRACMNVSRCTGITVWGIRDSDSWRAGENPLLFDRNGNKKPAFQSTLTALGGTAATRTVSASPARAASTAATRSASGTATRSTSDAAALPGSYSWSSSGVLMSPKSDSTHDIAGLKDPSVVHHNGRWHVFASVANASGYNLVYLNFTDWSQASSATHHYLDRSAIGTGYRAAPQVFYFAPQRTWYLVYQTGNASYSTNTDISNPNGWSAPRHFYSSMPDIIRQNIGNGYWVDMWVICDSANCYLFSSDDNGHLYRSQTTLGQFPNGFTNTVIAAQESDKYALFEASNVYKVQGSNQYLLLVEAIGSDGRRYFRSWTAGSLAGSWTPLAASESTPFARANNVAFPSGSWTRDISHGELVRAGNDQTLTINSCRLQYLYQGKDPNAGGDYNSLPWRLGLLTQTNSAC from the coding sequence GTGAACCTTCTCAACCGGCTCGGCCGACGCCGAGCCTTGGCATTGGGCCTGCTGGCCGCCGCCGTAATGGTGATGCCCGGTACCGCGACCGCTGCGCCCGAATCGCCCGAATCTCCCGAGGTCAAGGCCTCCACGCTGGGTGCCCAAGCCGCCCAGTCGGGGCGGTACTTCGGGACCGCCGTGGCCGCCGGAAAGCTCGGCGACGGGACGTACTCGACGATCCTCGACCGGGAGTTCAACTCGGTCACGCCCGAGAACGAGATGAAGTGGGACGCCACCGAGCGGTCCCGCGGCTCGTTCACGTTCGGCCCCGCCGACCAGATCGTCAACCGCGCCACGTCACGCGGACAACGCGTACGCGGCCACACCCTCGTCTGGCACTCCCAACTGCCCAGCTGGGTCAGCGGCATCACGGACGCGAACACGCTGCGCGGCGTGATGAACAACCACATCACCACGGTGATGAACCACTACAAGGGCAGGATCCACTCCTGGGACGTGGTGAACGAGGCGTTCGCCGACGGCACCGGCGGCCAGCACCGGCCCTCGGTGTTCCAGAACCTGCTGGGCGACGGCTTCATCGAGCAGGCCTTCCGCACCGCGCGGTCGGCGGACCAGGCGGCCAAGCTCTGCTACAACGACTACAACATCGAGAACTGGACCGCCGCGAAGACCCAGGGCGTCTACCGCATGGTGCGCGACTTCAAGGCACGCGGCGTACCCATCGACTGCGTCGGCTTCCAGGCCCACTTCGGTACTGGCGGGCCGCCGTCCAACTTCCAGACGACGCTGGCGAACTTCGCCGCGCTGGGCGTGGACGTGCAGATCACCGAGCTGGACATCGCGCAGGCCCCGACGGCCGCGTACGCGAACACGGTGCGGGCCTGCATGAACGTTTCACGCTGTACGGGCATCACCGTGTGGGGCATCAGGGACAGCGACTCCTGGCGGGCCGGGGAGAACCCGCTGCTGTTCGACCGGAACGGCAACAAGAAGCCCGCCTTCCAGTCGACGCTGACCGCGCTGGGCGGCACCGCCGCCACACGGACCGTGTCCGCCTCGCCCGCACGGGCGGCGTCCACCGCCGCCACGCGAAGTGCGTCCGGTACCGCCACGCGCAGTACGTCCGATGCCGCCGCTCTGCCCGGCAGCTACAGCTGGAGCTCCAGCGGCGTGCTGATGTCCCCGAAGTCGGACTCGACGCACGACATCGCCGGGCTCAAGGACCCGTCGGTCGTCCACCACAACGGCAGGTGGCACGTGTTCGCCAGTGTCGCGAACGCGTCCGGATACAACCTGGTGTATCTGAACTTCACCGACTGGTCCCAGGCCTCCTCGGCCACGCACCACTATCTGGACCGCAGCGCCATAGGCACCGGATACCGGGCCGCACCGCAGGTGTTCTACTTCGCTCCGCAGCGCACGTGGTACCTCGTCTACCAGACCGGCAACGCGTCGTACTCCACGAACACCGACATCAGCAATCCGAACGGCTGGAGCGCGCCGCGCCACTTCTACTCGTCGATGCCGGACATCATCCGCCAGAACATCGGCAACGGCTACTGGGTGGACATGTGGGTGATCTGCGACAGCGCCAACTGCTACCTGTTCTCCTCCGACGACAACGGGCATCTGTACCGGTCGCAGACGACCCTGGGCCAGTTCCCCAACGGGTTCACCAACACCGTCATCGCGGCCCAGGAATCCGACAAGTACGCCCTGTTCGAAGCGAGCAACGTCTACAAGGTGCAGGGCAGCAACCAGTACCTGTTGCTCGTCGAGGCGATCGGGTCGGACGGGCGGCGCTACTTCCGCTCCTGGACCGCCGGCAGCCTCGCCGGTTCGTGGACTCCACTGGCCGCGTCCGAGAGCACCCCGTTCGCCCGGGCCAACAACGTCGCTTTCCCCTCGGGCAGTTGGACCAGGGACATCAGCCACGGCGAACTCGTCCGTGCGGGGAACGACCAGACCCTGACCATCAACTCCTGTCGGCTTCAGTACCTCTATCAGGGCAAGGACCCCAACGCGGGCGGCGACTACAACAGTCTGCCGTGGCGGCTCGGCCTGCTCACCCAGACCAACTCGGCCTGCTGA